One Plasmodium malariae genome assembly, chromosome: 3 genomic window, tatatgtacgtttgtatgtatttgtacatatgtatgtatacacacGTGTGCTTTTATTGACGCTCGTTTTTCCTTTCTTCTAACTTGGATTTTTTGCCCCATCTGAATGAACGTCATTATAGATCAGTTGGACATTTCGCTAATATTAAatctttttccatttatgtaaaaattttcactactttataaggaaaaaagataaaataaaaaaaatgaaaacaaaataaacatacaaaaaaagatacatacatacgtacatatatacatacatacatacatacgcaGATAAACGGATAaacaaatagataaataaaagaacaagTCTTTTCCCTCATCAttctcttaatttttttttttttgtaaaatatacacacacacattaATATCATTCCAAATGgacaaatatgaaaaaatacgGGATATAGGAAAAGGAAACTATGGGAATACAATACTCGTTAgggacaaaaaaaatgatcagtaatattttttctctttgcagaaataaagaaaaaaaaaaaaataaaataaataaattaattaaacacaacaaaatgacaaaacaacaaaatgacaaaacaacaaaatgacaaaacaacaaaatgacaaaacaacaaaatgacaaaacaacaaaatgacaaaacaacaaaacgacaaaacaacaaaacgacaaaacaacaaaacgacaaaacaacaaaacgacaaaacaacaaaacgacaaaacaacaaaacgacaaaacaacaaaacgacaaaacaacaaaatggaatgttttttttttttttattataaagttatgtaatgaaaataataaacatctCCCAGATGTcccaaaaggaaaaaaggcaGTGTTTGAAGGAAGTTGAAGTATATTggaaaatacattttacgggaaaagataaaaatatgcacatgtgAACACATGAacacatacatgcatacataaacgcatatatataaattcatatatacaagtGCACATATACTTaagtgtgtatatatataagtccatatatatatatatttttgtgtgTGCGCGTATGTACGTGGTTGTACGCATGCGTGTGAGCATGTTTACGTGCTGATATATGCGGCCTTTTTCTATTCGCGTTCTTATGCATCTTGCAGCTACTATCAAAACTAAACCACCCGTTTATAGTAAAGTATATAGAAAGCTACATAGAGGGAGATACACTCCGAATTGTTATGAAATATTGTAAAGGTGAACAAAtctataaatgaaaaaaggacATATAAACCTAATTTTagttaagaaaaataataaaatcttcattttatgtttttaattgtttCTAATGATATATGAAGGTGGAGACCTATACCactatattcaaaataagaAGAAACAAAATACACCTATAAAAGAAAAGCGTATATTAATTTGGTTCACTCAAATTCTAACCGctttaaaatttcttcaCTCAAACCATATTTTGCACCGAGGTTAATATGCACTACTCTTCCCTGATCAGAAATGAGGAGGGGGAAAAAAGAGGCTCCGATTAGTAGCGCAAATGCGACGCATGCATGcaaatacacatacatatatacatgaatatgtacatatagaCGTGCATATACccgcacatatgtatatatgtacatatagaCATGTCTATACACACGTGTGCGAGTATTTGTTTGGATGCTTTTTACCGGCAGATATGAAGTCGCTGAACATTTTAATAGACAGCGACAAGAGAGTACGACTGTGCGATTTTGGAATTTCGAAGGTTTTAGAAAATACCTTAGATTATGCCAATACGTTAATAGGTACCCCTTATTATTTAAGCCCAGAATTATGTaaagacaaaaaatataGCTGGCCTTCAGATGTATGGGCTACTGGTTGTCTCATTTATGAGTTAGCCACGTTCAGAACTCCTTTCCATTCGACCAAAGGGATT contains:
- the PmUG01_03025600 gene encoding serine/threonine-protein kinase NEK4, putative, with product MDKYEKIRDIGKGNYGNTILVRDKKNDHYVMKIINISQMSQKEKRQCLKEVELLSKLNHPFIVKYIESYIEGDTLRIVMKYCKGGDLYHYIQNKKKQNTPIKEKRILIWFTQILTALKFLHSNHILHRDMKSLNILIDSDKRVRLCDFGISKVLENTLDYANTLIGTPYYLSPELCKDKKYSWPSDVWATGCLIYELATFRTPFHSTKGIQQLCYNIRYAPIPDLPNIYSKELNNIYKSMLIREPNYRATVQQLLVSDIVQILIEEKIREKQSMKKPLKEKPAMDNDNSGANEQEVKTLLLDVIDT